Part of the Amycolatopsis sp. 195334CR genome is shown below.
AGAAGCCCTGGTAGCGGGCGCGTTCCCGGGGCGGCACGATGTCGCCGATGATGGTCATCGCCAGCGACATCAGGCCGCCGGCGCCGAGGCCCTGGATGGCCCGGAACGCGGCGAGCTGGTACATCGAGTCGGCGAAGGTGGCGGCCACCGAGCCGATCACGAAGATGGAGATCGCGGCCAGGTAGAACGGCCGCCGCCCGTAGATGTCGGACAGCTTGCCGTAGATCGGCGTGACGATCGTCGAGGTGATCAGGTAGGCGGTGGTGATCCACGCCTGGAGGTCGAAGCCGTGCAGGTCGTTGGCGATCCGCACGATCGAGGTGCCGACGATGGTCTGGTCCAGCGCGGCCAGGAACATGCCGGACATCAGGCCGATCAGGATGGTGACGATCTGCCGGTGGGACAGGCGTTCCGGTTCCTTCGCGGCGTGCTGTGGTGGTTGCACCGGGTTCGCGGCGCGGGTCATCTGGTGCCCCCCTTGGGCTGTGCGTGTTCTTCGGCGTGCTGCTGCTGGACCTGCTGCTGCTGGTGCTCGATGCCGACGTTGAGCCGGTCGAGCAGGCGCATCAGCGTGTGCCGGTCCTCCTCCGGCCAGTCCGCGAGCAGTGCGGCGATCCACTGGTTGCGCGACTTGCGGTTCTCCTCGAAGACCCGCTGGCCCTCGGCGGTCGGCGCGAGCAGGCAGGCGCGGCCGTCCTCGGGATCGGCGGTGCGTTCCACCAGGCCGTGCTGCACCAGCGAACTGCTCTGCCTGCTGATCGTGGAGATCTCCGAGTGGAGCGATTCGGCGAGCTTGCTGGTGCGCTGCGGGCCCTCGTGGATCAGGGTGAACAGGATCGCGTAGGCGGCCCGTTCGATGCCGTCCGGTCCCTGCTTGGCGACCTGCGCCTTGGCGCGGTTGACCAGCCGCATGAAGCGGACGAGCTGGAAGCCGAGCTGGTCGGCGACGTCGAGCTCGGCGTCGCTGGCCGAGGGTGGATCGCCGTGAAGAGGTGCCATGACCGGGTCTTTCGTGGGGTATGTCCGCTATGACTTGTTTGATCTCTGCAACTAGTTGCCTCTGGCAAGCATGTGCCCGGACCGCGGGCGGGCGCAACTCGATTTACCTGGTTGTGGCTGAGGCCACCCTCGATCGGGTGGCGGGATCAGGCGCCGAGGCGCCGGAGGACCTCGTCGATCTGGTTGGCCAGC
Proteins encoded:
- a CDS encoding MarR family winged helix-turn-helix transcriptional regulator; amino-acid sequence: MAPLHGDPPSASDAELDVADQLGFQLVRFMRLVNRAKAQVAKQGPDGIERAAYAILFTLIHEGPQRTSKLAESLHSEISTISRQSSSLVQHGLVERTADPEDGRACLLAPTAEGQRVFEENRKSRNQWIAALLADWPEEDRHTLMRLLDRLNVGIEHQQQQVQQQHAEEHAQPKGGTR